CTCCGCCAAACCGGTTGCGGCATGAAATTGCGCCAAATCGAAGCCGGCCTTCAAGCGCAATTGGTTCATCAAAAACTCCAACGGCAATTGTGCTACCGGAATCGGCTCCGGTTTTGCCGCCCATCCGCCGCGCAAATAGTGCTCGGGGCTTTTCGGCTTGACGGTACGCACGATATCGCCCGGCAAAGTCCGACTGATTTTGCCGTGGGCGCCGGCACCGATACCCAGGTAATCGCCGAATTGCCAATAGTTTTTGTTATGCCGGGATTCCCGGCCGGATTTGGCGTAAGCAGAAACTTCATATTGACGAAAGCCGTGGCCGGCCAATAATTGCTGGCAACGTTTCTGCGCAGCGAATATGGCATCGCCATCCGGCAAGCTGGGCGGAAATTTATGGAAGTAGGTATTGGGCTCCAGCGTCAACTGGTAGAACGAGATATGTGTCGGCGCTAGATCGATCGCAGTTTGCACATCGGCCAGCATCTGTTCGGGACTTTGTTCCGGCAAACCGAACATCAGATCCAGATTGAAGTTGTCGAATCCGGCCTTTACTGCAATCTCCGCCGCCGCAACGGCTTCATTGGCGGAATGCACCCGCCCCAGGATTTGCAAATGCCGATCCGAAAAACTCTGGATGCCGATGGACAAGCGATTGATGCCCAAAGCGCGGAATTCGGCAAATTTGGCGCTCTCGAAAGTTCCGGGATTCGCTTCCAGCGTGATCTCGCAATCGGCTGCCAACTCCACCATCTGTGTTATCCCGGCAAACAAACGGCTTAGCGCATCCGGCGAAAACAAGCTAGGGGTGCCGCCGCCCATGAAAATACTGCCGATTTGGCGCGGCGTCGGCAGCAAACTCAAGTCCGACCGCAAATCGGCCAGCAAGGCATCGATATAAAGTTGCTCCGGAATCGGTTCCTTAACGGCGTGGGAATTGAAGTCGCAGTAAGGGCATTTGCGGATGCACCACGGAAAATGAATGTACAGGCTTAACGGAAGCAAAGCGCTATGCCTTACCAGACGCCGGTATTCGCCATAGAGGCCCAAGGCTCTTGCGGTGCCAACGCCGCGCCTTTTTGCAGCAATTCGATGGAAATTTGGTCCGGCGAACGAATGAAAGCCATATGGCCGTCGCGCGGCGGCCGATTGATGGTAACGCCTTGGTCCGCCAATTTTTGGCAAATTGCGTAGATGTCGTCCACTTCGAACGCCAGATGGCCGAAATTCCGGCCGCCGCTGTAATTTTCAGGATCCCAGTTGTAAGTAAGCTCGAGCAGCGGCGCATCGTTCGCGGCGGCGCTCTGCCGATCTAACGCTGCCGCCAAATACACCAGGGTAAAGCGCCCGGCTTCGCTATCCATGCGCCGAACTTCGGCCAGACCCAGTTTGTTGCAGTAAAAATCCAGCGATTCGGCGAGATCTTTCACCCGCACCATCGTATGTAAATAACGCATGATTGCCGTCCCGGAAACAAAACGCCAATTATGACCGAGACCGCGGCGCAGTTTGCTTTTTTTGCACGCAATTACTTGCCGTACTGCTCGATCAGGCCGGCAATCGCCTGCAACGGCAGCTCCTGTTGCACTGCACCCAGTTTTACCGCTTCCTTGGGCATGCCATACACCACGCAGGTTTTTTCGTCCTGGCCGGCAGTGCGAGCCCCGGCCGCGTACATTTCTTTCAAACCGCGCGCGCCGTCGTCGCCCATCCCGGTCATGATGATGCCTAACGCATTCTTGCCGGCCCATTTCGCCACCGACCGGAACAGCACGTCCACCGACGGCCGGTGCCGGTTTACCAACGGGCCGTCCTGCACTTCCACCACGTATTGCGCGCCGCTGCGCTTTACCGTCATATGTTTGCCGCCCGGTGCGATCAAGGCGCGGCCCGGTATCACCCGGTCGCCGCTGACCGCCTCCTTGACTTCGATTTCGCAGATGCTGTTCAAGCGGGCGGCAAAGGCGCCGGTGAACTTCTCCGGCATATGCTGCACGATGACAATACCCGGTGCGATCCGGGACAACTGGGTCAACACCACCTCTAAAGCCTGAGTGCCGCCGGTCGACGTGCCGATAGCCACCAAGCGGTCGGTGGTCGCGGCCATCGCCGAGGCCTGAAGGGTGCCGGCCGCGGCGGGAGCCGGCTCAAACGGTTTCGCCGGCCGAGCGTGAACCGCCATGGTCATGGCCTTCATCCGCCGCATATCGGTCATTGCCGCCGCTTTCACCGCATGCACGATGTCGCCGCTATCGTCCTCCAAAAAGGCTTTCAAGCCGGCCTTGGGCTTGGTAACAATGCCTGTAGCGCCGGCCGCCAAGGCCTGCATCGTGGTTTCGGCGCCTTTTTCGGTCAGAGTCGAGCAAATAACTACCGGCGTCGGCCGCACCGACATGATTTTCTTCAGGAAGGTAATACCATCCATCCGCGGCATTTCCACATCCAACACGACCACATCCGGCCAATCCTGATTCATTCTGGCCATCGCAAAGATAGGGTCGGATACCGAACCGATAACTTGGATGTCGGCCGACTTGTTTAACAATTGGGTCAACACTTGGCGCACCACCGCCGAATCGTCGACCACCAGCACTCTGATTTTTTTTTCGCTCATGCCTGTATCCGCTCCAACCCCTTCGAAACGTGCCGCATCCAGACGTGGCCACTCCACAAATCGAAAATCACATTCCGGTGGCCGGTACCGCCCAAGTGTTCGGCTTTAAGTTTGAAACCGTGATGGGCCAGCAACTCTCTGCCGGCTATCACATTACTATCCGGTACACTGATCCGGTCGGACTTGGATTGTCCAGGAAACTGGTCCCCGCCGCCGAACATTTTCACTTCGTAATCTTTCGGCGAAGTGTTGGATTTACGTAGCTCCTGCATGAACATCAACAGGGCTTCATCCGCATAGCGTCCGTCGAATTGCGTTGCCCGCTGCCGGCGCCGGCTCCCCGGCAACATGAAATGGCACATGCCGCCGATATAAAGCGACGGATGCCACAACGTAATCGCCACGCACGAGCCCAAAACCGTCCGGATCCGAGTCTCTCTGTCGCCGAAATAAAGCTCTCCCGGTTGCAAAAATATCTCCAGAAACAACTCCGGCTTGTTCATGCCGTACCCGTAATCAAGCATCCACCGGCTTGCGGTAGATCGATGGCGTAATGATCTGCAAATCGGTCTTCATGCCGTTTAACGACTCCGAGTGGCTGACGAAGAAGTAGCCGCCCGGCAGCAAGTACTTGGTGATACGCTCCAGCAGCCGCTGCTTGGTTTCCATATCGAAGTAAATCATAACGTTGCGCAGAAAAATCACGTCGAACATGTCCAAGTTAGGCAGATTACCGATCAAATTGGCGTAAATAAACTTAACATGCTTGCGCAAGGCCGGATCGATCAAAAAATAGCCGTCGAACTCGCCGGTACCCTTCAAGCAATACTTTTTCAATAGCGCTTGCGGGATTTTTTCCGCCCCATGGCTCGGATACAGGCCACGCCGGGCCTTCTCCAAGATACGGTTGGAAATGTCGGTTCCGACAATCTCCCATTGGCCGAACCGAGATTGGTTGGCCAGTAGCATCGCCAGGGTATAAGCCTCTTCGCCGCTGGAACTTGCCGCACTCCAAACCCGAAATGTCCGGCGAGGCGACTGTTGCGGCAGAACGTGCTGGGTCAGAAAATCGAAATGCTTGGGTTCGCGAAAAAAATAGGTTTCGTTGGTGGTCAATAAATCGATCGCCATCGTGGTTTCGTTTTCGAAACCGGGCCGGCCGAACAAGCGGAAATACTCGGTATAGCTGTCCAAGCCATGGTGTCGCAGCCGTTTCTCCAAACGCCCCACCACCATGGCCTGCTTGCTATCGTTGAGAACGATCCCGGCGCGTTTGTACAAAAAATCCTTGATCCAGGCAAATTCATGCTGGTGTAAGACAGGTGCCGAGCCGCTAACGTGGTTAATGGCCACCATTTCCCCCTTTAATCGGCCGTTCCTTCCGCGGTAAACCCGGAAACGGTTTGCCCCAAGGCCACCATTTCATCCACAGATAGCACTTTGCCGACGTTCAACAGGATCACGAAGCGGTTATCCCGTTTTGCCATACCGTTAATGAAATCGGGCCGGATACCCGCGCCGAAACTGGGCGGCGGCTCGATATCCTGCGGACCGATGTCTACCACCTCGTTGACCGCATCGACGATAATCCCGATATCCTGGTTATGTCCGTCTTCATGCTCGCCGGCGGCAGTCTCGACAATGACGATGCCGGTGCGCTTGGCTATTTGGGTCGCGCCCTTGCCGAACCTGGCCATCAAATCGATGACCGGCACCACACTGCCGCGCAGATTGATCACACCGCGCACGAAAGCCGGCATCATCGGCACTTCGGTTAGTTGGCCGTAATCGATAATTTCCTTGATATTCAAAATCCCCAACGCATAAACCTCGCCGCCGAGCACAAAAGTCAGATATTGGCCGGCGGCAGCCAAGGATTCCGTAGCTGCCGGCAACTGGCTGGATGTAGTCGCGATTGCTCCCATGCCAACCTCCTAGAAGCGCTCGAATTGGCTGAGATCGAATTCGGCTTCGCCGCCGTAACTGGAGCTCGGATTCGAAGCCGGTTTAACCTTTTCCACCCGACGCGAGACGCTCTTAGCGCGCCGCGCCCCGCTGCCGCCGTGGCCGATTTTGAAGAAGGCCATCAACGATTGCAGTTGTTCGGATTGGCCGGTCATCTCTTCCGCCGTCGCCGCCAGCTCTTCGCTGGCCGAGGCGTTTTGTTGGGTGATTTGGTTCATTTGGTTCATCGCGTTGTTGACTTGGCTGACCCCGGCCGATTGTTCCTGCGAGGCCGCCGCGATTTCTTGCACCAGGTCGGAGGTTTTGGCGATGCTCGGCACGATTTCGTCCAGCAGTTTGCCGGCCGTTTCCGCCGTTTTTACGCTGCTGCCCGCCAGTTCGCCGATTTCTTGCGCCGCCACTTGGCTGCGTTCCGCCAGTTTGCGCACTTCCGCCGCCACCACGGCAAAGCCTTTGCCGTGGTCGCCGGCCCGTGCCGCTTCGATCGCTGCGTTCAGCGCCAGCATGTTGGTTTGGTAGGCAATGTCGTCGATGATGCCGATTTTGGCGGCGATTTCTTTCATCGCGTCTACGGTTTGTTTCACCGCGGCGCCGCCTTCCACCGCTTCTTTGGAGGCTTTGCCGGCCATGCCGTCGGTGACTTTGGCGTTTTCGGCGTTCTGGTTGATGCTGGCCGCCATTTCTTCGATGCTGGCGCTGGTTTCTTCGACGCTGGCCGCTTGTTCGCTGGCCGCTTGCGATAGCGATTGCGAGGTGGAGCTGATTTGTTCGGCGGCATTGGTCAGTTGGTCGGCCGCCACGATCACTTCGCCTATGGTTTTCGACAGGTTGGCGATGGTGTTGTTGACGGTGTCTTTGAAGTCGCCGAGCTGGCCTTGGTAGTCGCCGTTGATGGTGCGGGTCAGGTCGCCTTGTTCGACCAGGCTCAGGACATCGACCGCTTCGTTGAGCGGGCCGATCACGCCGTCCAGGGTGTCGTTGACGCCTTGCACGATTTTACGGAAGTCGCCTTGGTGTTTGTTGGCGTCGGCGCGGGTCGATAACCTGCCGTCACGCGCGGCCTGGGCCAACATGTCGGCGTCGGCGACCAGGGCGTTGACCGCGTCGATGCAGGTGTTCAGGTTGTTTTTGATGACGTTGAAGTCGCCGTTGTAGCTGTCGGTAATTTTGGCCGGAATCGCGCCGCGCGAGATTTTGTCGACGTAGTCGGCGGCCACGTTCAGCGGGCCGATCACGGCATCCAGGGTGTTGTTGACCCCTTGCACGATTTTGCGGAAGTCGCCTTGGTATTGGCTGGCGTCGGCGCGGGTGGCCAGGCGGCCTTCGATCGCGGCTTTTTCCAACGCCGCCGCTTCCGCCACCATGTTGCCGATCGCGTCGATGCAGTTATTCAGGTTGTTTTTGATGGTGTTGAAGTCGCCGTTGTAGTTGTCGCTAATCTTGGCCGGGATGTTGCCTTTGGAAATATTGTCCACATAGTCCGCCGCCACGTTCAAAGGCCCGATCACGGCATCCAAAGTATTGTTGACCCCTTGCACGATTTTACGGAAGTCGCCTTGGTATTGGCTGGCGTCGGCGCGGGTGGCCAAGCGGCCTTCGATCGCGGCTTTTTCCAACGCCGCCGCTTCCGCCACCATGTTGCCGATCGCGTCGATACAGTTGTTCAGGTTGTTTTTGATGGTGTTAAAGTCGCCGTTGTAGTTGTCGGTAATTTTGGCCGGGATGTTGCCTTTGGAGATGCGGTCGACGTAGTCGGCGGCCACGTTCAGCGGGCCGATCACGGCATCCAAGGTGTTGTTGACGCCTTGCACCAACTTTCTGAAATCGCCATGGTGTTTGGACGCATCGGCACGGGTCGCCAGTTTGCCTTCCACCGCCGCTTGCGCCAGCAGGTTGGCGTCGGCGATTACGGCTTTCAAATTGCCGCGAACCAGTTCGACCGCCTCGTTGATAAAGACTTTTTTCCCCGGCAATTTTTCTATCGGCGCATCGAAATCGCCTTCGCCGAAGGCTTTGAATACGCCAACGGCCATTTTTTTGACAGCGATATGGGCATTGACCATATCGTTGACGCCTTTCGCCACCGTTTTGAAACTGCCGTGGAATTTAGCGGTATCCACGACCACGTCGATATCGCCTTTTTCGTGTTCGGCAGACATATGGTCCATTTCGGCCAACAAGGCTTTAATGTTATCGCTCAGGCGCTTCATGTTGGCCATCACACTGGTCTCGTCGCCGGCGCGCAATGCGATTACCGTGCTCAAATCGCCTTGCGATATCTTGTAAGCGAGATCGGAAACGAAGGCCGGTTCGCCGCCCAATTGCTTCATCAGATTACGGGCGATAAAAAAGCCTAACAAGCCGACCACCGCGATAGACAACAAGGCAATCGTTGCCGAAACCGCAACGGCGCTCGATTGGATCGAAACGGCTTCGTCCGAGGATTTTTTGCCCAACCGCTGGCTATACTCGCTATGGTTTTTAAACGCGGCCAGCAGTTTGTCCACCACCGGCTGGCTCCGCATCAACAAATCTCGGGCTTCGCTGCTTTTATTCTGCCGGGATAACTCTCGCACCTTAGCGCTCAACTTGTCGTAGTCCGCCAGAGCGGTTCTATCGTCCTGAAGCAGCCGTCTGTCTTCGTCATTGGCCAATAACCCTTCGTATTGATTCAATGACTTATCGATATTACGGCGTTTGGTTTCGATTTCTCGTTCCACGCTCTGCATCGCCGCATCGTCGGTCTCTGTCAGATGCTGCCAAACGTGGACACGAATGCCTGATATCTGGCCGGCGATATCGTTCAACAACAATACGCTCGGCAAGGTATTGACGGTGTTGAAATTGGTGGCGTTATAAACCTTATCTATCTGCACATAGTTAAAGCCCGCCAATCCGGCCAGCCCCAGTACGGCAGAGCCGATTAATATCAACAAACGCTGTGTGACTGTCATGGGGTACTCCTCCGCTTTTTAATTTAGTTGGCTCATGTTTTAAAGCTGATGCCTTACGGCAAATACGGCGCCGGCAACCGACCATAGGCAATGGAGCCGGATCGGACCAAGCCGGCTGGTTACAAGTTGGCTTGAATCTTCAATTCGGCGATTGCCAACCCTACCGCGCTCGATGCGGCGGCATAGGCACTGCCTCGATCCAGCATCGATTCGGCCTGGTCGTATTGGCCGCTGTTGATAATCTCCGCCACTCGGCCCGCTTCCCGATGAAACACGGCGTGCTTTTGCATACAGTCACGAAAACTGGGCAATTGCTGGTATTGGCGCTTGCCGGGGCCATGCAACCATTTACCCAACTTGCAACAATTGTCGCGGGCGATGGTGGCCGCATCCATTTCCTCGCGATGGCTGATGCCCCGCCGCAGCTTGATTTTCCATTCGCTATGCGCCTGTAACGCTTCGTCCAAATCGATGGCCGGCTCGGCATCGGCGTATCGCTGATTGCGGCGGGCATCCGCCCCGCTGCCGCCGTGGCCGATTTTGAAGAAGGCCATCAACGATTGCAGTTGTTCGGATTGACCGGTCATCTCTTCCGCCGTCGCCGCCAGCTCTTCGCTGGCCGAGGCGTTTTGTTGGGTGATTTGGTTCATTTGGTTCATCGCGTTGTTGACTTGGCTGACCCCGGCCGATTGTTCCTGCGAGGCCGCGGCAATTTCTTGCACCAGGTCGGAGGTCTTGGCGATGCTCGGTACGATTTCGTCCAGCAGTTTGCCGGCCGTTTCCGCCGTTTTTACGCTACTGCCCGCCAGTTCGCCGATTTCTTGCGCCGCCACTTGGCTGCGTTCCGCCAGTTTGCGCACTTCCGCCGCCACCACGGCAAAGCCTTTGCCGTGGTCGCCGGCCCGCGCCGCTTCGATCGCTGCGTTCAGCGCCAGCATGTTGGTTTGGTAGGCAATGTCGTCGATGATGCCGATTTTGGCGGCGATTTCTTTCATCGCGTCTACGGTTTGTTTCACCGCGGCGCCGCCTTCCACCGCTTCTTTGGAGGCTTTGCCGGCCATGCCGTCGGTGACTTTGGCGTTTTCGGCGTTCTGGTTGATGCTGGCCGCCATTTCTTCGATGCTGGCGCTGGTTTCTTCGACGCTGGCCGCTTGTTCGCTGGCCGCTTGCGATAGCGATTGCGAGGTGGAGCTGATTTGTTCGGCGGCATTGGTCAGTTGGTCTGCCGCCACAATCACTTCGCCTATGGTTTTCGATAGGTTGGCGATGGTGTTGTTGACGGTGTCTTTGAAGTCGCCGAGCTGGCCTTGGTAGTCGCCGTTGATGGTGCGGGTCAGGTCGCCTTGTTCGACCAGGCTCAGGACGTCGACCGCTTCGTTCAGCGGGCCGATCACGCCGTCCAGGGTGTCGTTGACGCCTTGCACGATTTTACGGAAGTCGCCTTGGTGTTTGTTGGCGTCGGCGCGGGTCGATAACCTGCCGTCACGCGCGGCCTGGGCCAACATGTCGGCGTCGGCGACCAGGGCGTTGACCGCGTCGATGCAGGTGTTCAGGTTGTTTTTGATGACGTTGAAGTCGCCGTTGTAGCTGTCGGTAATTTTGGCCGGAATCGCGCCGCGCGAGATTTTGTCGACGTAGTCGGCGGCCACGTTCAGCGGGCCGATCACGGCATCCAGGGTGTTGTTGACCCCTTGCACGATTTTGCGGAAGTCGCCTTGGTATTGGCTGGCGTCGGCGCGGGTGGCCAGGCGGCCTTCGATCGCGGCTTTTTCCAACGCCGCCGCTTCCGCCACCATGTTGCCGATCGCGTCGATGCAGTTATTCAGGTTGTTTTTGATGGTGTTGAAGTCGCCGTTGTAGTTGTCGCTAATCTTGGCCGGGATGTTGCCTTTGGAAATATTGTCCACATAGTCCGCCGCCACGTTCAAAGGCCCGATCACGGCGTCCAAAGTATTGTTGACCCCTTGCACGATTTTACGGAAGTCGCCTTGGTGCTTGGTCGCATCGGCGCGGGTCGACAACTTGCCTGCCACCGCCGCTTGCGCCAGCAGGTTCGCGTCGGCGACCAGGGCCTTGATGTTACTGCGGACCTGTTCGATGGTTTCGTTGATAAATTTCTTTTTCCCCGGGAATTGCTCAATGGCGGCATCCATATTGCCTTCGCCGAATTCCTTGAAACAGGCCATGGCTTTCTTCTTGACCTCGATATGTCCGAATACCATGTCATTGACACCCTTGGCCATGGCCCGATAGCTACCATGGAAACGGTTTTCATCGATTTTGACGTCGATATCGCCAAGGTCGTGCTGGTCGGACATGTGGTGCATTTCTTCAATCAGGCCATTCAACGCATCGATGCAAGTATTCAGATTATTTTTGATGGTGTTGAAGTCGCCGTTGTAGTTGTCGGTAATTTTGGCTGGAATCGCGCCTTTGGCGATGTTGTCCACATAGTCCGCCGCCACGTTAAGCGGACCAATCACGGCATCCAGCGTGTCGTTAACGCCTTGCACAATTTTGCGGAAGTCGCCTTGGTGTTTGGTCGCATCGGCCCGGATAGACAACTTACCCTCCACCGCCGCTTGCGCCAGCATGCCGGCGTCGGCTATCAAAGCTTGCACCGAAAATACTGCGGCCTTGACGCCTTCGTTGAGCTGATTGAATTCCAGGCCGTAATTGTTGTCGTCGCGCGGCGGTATTTCGCCGCGTCCGAGCAAGGTCATGGCATTGATCATCGAAGCTACCGGCTTTAGCACGCCCATCGCGATATACCAGCTCAAGCCCAGGAAACCCAACAAAAACAGCGATACCACCGCCAACGTGGCGTTGATCGTTCCGTCCAGCCGCGCCACGCGCGCATCCAAACCGCTATGCAGCAACTTGCCGAATCCGGATGACATGGCGAAATTTTGTTGAATGGTCTCGCTCAAAATCCTGAAATATTCGTCATCGGCAAGCTCCAATTTGGCAGGCTGCAAAATTTCGGTCTCGGCCAAAGCCAGGACCTGCTTGGCATCGACGCTGGCCTTAAGCAATGCCGAACGGATACCGGAATCCACGAAAGCGATTTTGGCGATGTTCTCATCGACTAACGTCAATGTCTCTTCGGTATTGGCGATCAATTCGCGCAGGTAAGCGGCTTCTGCCGGCGTAATCACCTTTCTGTGTAAAATCGGCGCACCTATTCCGCGCAGCATGCCCAATTGCTCGGACAGGTCCGGAAATAAAGTGATCGCCAACACTTGCGTGTAATACGTGTCGTTTTCCGGATCCAACGCCAGACCGGATGCATCGCCGAGCTTGCGATTGAAGGCATGTAATTGCGCGATGAATTCGCCATGCCGTGCCACATTGGCTTGAGCATCCATCTGGCCAACGACGGCCGCCAAGGTCTGCCACTGGTCTTGGATGGCTTTCCACGCCGGCGTTAAACCGAGCCCGGAGAAACGGTTATCCAACTCGGCAACATTGGCCAACTGGCGCTCGATTTCGTTGCGCTTCGCCTCCCTGGCATCGCTTTGGTCCTTGTTGCCCGCAATCACCATCGCGTTCAAACCGCGGTGCTCCACTACCAATTTCATCAAATTGATGGTTTCGGTGGCGTAATCGACACCCTGTTTTTCTTTCAAGGCGAAATTTCTATCGTCGACGCTGCGCCCGACCAATAAGTAGGTCGGCACGGCGAACATCACAATGGCGAGTACGATCAAAGCCAAAAATTTTTGCCACAGTTTTATCTTGCTCAGCATGGTGTTCAGTGTTTTCGGTTGAAATGGATTGCTGATGCGGCCGGCCTTGATGTCGGCATATAAGCTGGCAGCCGCATCGACATCGCGGCGTTGGGGTTTAAAACGTAGAGAGCGGTAACCAACGATTTTGCCTTGGGTATAGACCGGCGAGACGTTGGCCTCCACCCAATAGAAATCGCCTTGTTTCGAGCGGTTTTTTACTAACCCGCTCCAGGTATTGCCTGCGGAGATGGTGCGCCACATCCATTCGTAGGCCTCGGCCGGCATGTCAGGATGGCGAACGATGTTATGGGGTTGCCCGATCAGTTCCTGCTCGGCAAAACCGCTCAACTTGACGAAAGCCGGGCTGACGCTAGTGATGCGCCCTTTTAAATCAGTCGTCGAACTCAGTATTTCGTCTTCGCCGAAATGCAATTCGACATCGGTAACGGGTTGATTATTTCTCATGGCTTAATTCCTGATTCGCAAAGAGAATGACCGGCAAAGCATCATGCCGACATCGACAGGGCCTGGCGCTGCATTTTCTGTTCGAAGGAGCCGACCAGCACCGGCACGTCGAGGATCAAGGCCACCTCGCCGCTACCCAGTATGGTCGAACCGCCCAGGCCTTGGGCATGTGCAAACAGCTTGCCTAGCGGTTTGATCACCGTCTGAAACTCGCCGAGCAAGCGATCGACAACCAAGCCGGTTTTGGCGCCGGCCACGTCCACCACTACCACATTCGCCCGCCGCGGGGGTTGGTCGTTGATGCCGAACAGATTGCGCAGACGGATAAAAGGCAGCACTTCGCCGCGCAAGTCCATGTAGTCGTTGTTGCCGTTGTCGTCGGTCAATTCGACGCATTCGACGACCCGGTCCAGCGGGATCACAAAGGAGGATTTACCGACGCCAACCAAAAAGCCGTCGATAATTGCTAACGTCAAAGGCAAGCGGATACGCATCGTCGTGCCGACGCCCAAGGTACTTTCGACTTCGATGCTGCCGCGCAAATCGGTGACGTTACGCTTCACCACGTCCATGCCGACGCCACGGCCGGACAGGTTGGAAATTTGCGCGGCGGTGGAAAAGCCGGGTTCGAAAATCAACGAGTAAACTTCTTGATCGGTCAACTTGGCATCGGCCGGCACCATGCCTTTTTCGACGGCCTTGGCCAGGATGCGTTCGCGGTTCAAGCCACCGCCGTCGTCGCTGACCTCGATGGCAATGGTGCCGGATTCGTGGTAGGCATTCAGCCGCAACGTACCCTGGCCGGGCTTGCCGTTTTGCAGGCGGACTTCGGCCGGCTCGATACCGTGGTCCATGGCGTTGCGCACCAAGTGCATCAGCGGATCGCCGATTTTTTCGACGACCGATTTATCGACTTCGGTTTCGCCGCCGGTGATGGCCAGATTGATGTCTTTGCCCAATTCCTTGCTGACATCGCGCACCACACGCTGGAAGCGGCCGAAAGTCGTGCCGATCGGCACCATGCGCAGTTGCAACGCACTGTCGCGCACTTCTTCGACCAGACGCATCATTTCGCCGGTGGCTTCCAGCAATGCGGATTGCGCGGTTTGCAAGGCACGCAAATTGACGCCGGCGCTGGAGATCACCAATTCGCCGATCAAGTCGATCAATTTATCCAAACGCTCGGCATCGACTCGAATGCTTTGGCTTTCGCGGGCTTTGTTGTCTTTAATCTGTTTTTGCTTTTCCAGCGCTGCCGTAACCAGCGGTTGCTGCACCACCTGCTGTTCGACCAGGATTTCGCCGATCGGCTGCGCCGGCTGACTGGCTTCGGAGTCGGATTTTTGCTTACTCAGGCCGTCTT
Above is a window of Methylomonas koyamae DNA encoding:
- a CDS encoding chemotaxis protein CheA, with product MNIDAEMKAALVTFTIESLELLQDMEDSLLSLEDGADPTERINSIFRAAHTIKGSSGLFGLDHIVKFTHVVESVLDALREGKIEVSSDLVAVLLPCCDHIALLIRAVVDGDVEENPDMTTAGDALLAELRPFLDGGNSAPVATVAQAQDHLEASGGGEVETGNWHISLRFGEDSLRNGMDPLSFIRYLTTLGSIVNLTTITNRIPAAAEMDPETNYLGFEIDVKSDAGKEALENVFEFVRADSIIHILPLESAIADYIELIRSLPEDDAYLGELLVKSGVLTKRELEDGLSKQKSDSEASQPAQPIGEILVEQQVVQQPLVTAALEKQKQIKDNKARESQSIRVDAERLDKLIDLIGELVISSAGVNLRALQTAQSALLEATGEMMRLVEEVRDSALQLRMVPIGTTFGRFQRVVRDVSKELGKDINLAITGGETEVDKSVVEKIGDPLMHLVRNAMDHGIEPAEVRLQNGKPGQGTLRLNAYHESGTIAIEVSDDGGGLNRERILAKAVEKGMVPADAKLTDQEVYSLIFEPGFSTAAQISNLSGRGVGMDVVKRNVTDLRGSIEVESTLGVGTTMRIRLPLTLAIIDGFLVGVGKSSFVIPLDRVVECVELTDDNGNNDYMDLRGEVLPFIRLRNLFGINDQPPRRANVVVVDVAGAKTGLVVDRLLGEFQTVIKPLGKLFAHAQGLGGSTILGSGEVALILDVPVLVGSFEQKMQRQALSMSA
- a CDS encoding methyl-accepting chemotaxis protein, coding for MRNNQPVTDVELHFGEDEILSSTTDLKGRITSVSPAFVKLSGFAEQELIGQPHNIVRHPDMPAEAYEWMWRTISAGNTWSGLVKNRSKQGDFYWVEANVSPVYTQGKIVGYRSLRFKPQRRDVDAAASLYADIKAGRISNPFQPKTLNTMLSKIKLWQKFLALIVLAIVMFAVPTYLLVGRSVDDRNFALKEKQGVDYATETINLMKLVVEHRGLNAMVIAGNKDQSDAREAKRNEIERQLANVAELDNRFSGLGLTPAWKAIQDQWQTLAAVVGQMDAQANVARHGEFIAQLHAFNRKLGDASGLALDPENDTYYTQVLAITLFPDLSEQLGMLRGIGAPILHRKVITPAEAAYLRELIANTEETLTLVDENIAKIAFVDSGIRSALLKASVDAKQVLALAETEILQPAKLELADDEYFRILSETIQQNFAMSSGFGKLLHSGLDARVARLDGTINATLAVVSLFLLGFLGLSWYIAMGVLKPVASMINAMTLLGRGEIPPRDDNNYGLEFNQLNEGVKAAVFSVQALIADAGMLAQAAVEGKLSIRADATKHQGDFRKIVQGVNDTLDAVIGPLNVAADYVDNIAKGAIPAKITDNYNGDFNTIKNNLNTCIDALNGLIEEMHHMSDQHDLGDIDVKIDENRFHGSYRAMAKGVNDMVFGHIEVKKKAMACFKEFGEGNMDAAIEQFPGKKKFINETIEQVRSNIKALVADANLLAQAAVAGKLSTRADATKHQGDFRKIVQGVNNTLDAVIGPLNVAADYVDNISKGNIPAKISDNYNGDFNTIKNNLNNCIDAIGNMVAEAAALEKAAIEGRLATRADASQYQGDFRKIVQGVNNTLDAVIGPLNVAADYVDKISRGAIPAKITDSYNGDFNVIKNNLNTCIDAVNALVADADMLAQAARDGRLSTRADANKHQGDFRKIVQGVNDTLDGVIGPLNEAVDVLSLVEQGDLTRTINGDYQGQLGDFKDTVNNTIANLSKTIGEVIVAADQLTNAAEQISSTSQSLSQAASEQAASVEETSASIEEMAASINQNAENAKVTDGMAGKASKEAVEGGAAVKQTVDAMKEIAAKIGIIDDIAYQTNMLALNAAIEAARAGDHGKGFAVVAAEVRKLAERSQVAAQEIGELAGSSVKTAETAGKLLDEIVPSIAKTSDLVQEIAAASQEQSAGVSQVNNAMNQMNQITQQNASASEELAATAEEMTGQSEQLQSLMAFFKIGHGGSGADARRNQRYADAEPAIDLDEALQAHSEWKIKLRRGISHREEMDAATIARDNCCKLGKWLHGPGKRQYQQLPSFRDCMQKHAVFHREAGRVAEIINSGQYDQAESMLDRGSAYAAASSAVGLAIAELKIQANL